One Rossellomorea aquimaris DNA window includes the following coding sequences:
- a CDS encoding glycosyltransferase, which yields MKVSIIIPFYNCAYIDQAIQSALRQTYKDIEVIVVDDGSTQYVEKIQPFKNRIKYIRKSNGGTASALNEGLRQATGKYFAWLSSDDMFLESKIARQLAYMNSIGSKVSYTAFKTIDINNKVVNEIHSRRMNRDAFQRVLLKACPVNGCTVMAEIDLIKQAGWFDERLKYTQDYEMWCRLSLYTKMHYLDEVLVLYRVHARMGSAKHGAGMVKESQHIQRKYQNFFKVVRKKY from the coding sequence GTGAAGGTATCAATTATTATTCCATTTTACAATTGCGCATATATTGACCAAGCCATTCAGAGCGCTCTTCGTCAGACCTATAAAGATATTGAAGTCATAGTTGTGGACGATGGTTCAACTCAATATGTTGAAAAAATCCAACCGTTCAAAAACCGGATAAAGTATATAAGGAAGTCAAATGGTGGAACGGCATCCGCTTTAAATGAGGGGTTAAGGCAAGCGACAGGGAAATATTTCGCCTGGTTGAGCTCAGATGATATGTTTCTAGAAAGCAAAATCGCTAGGCAACTAGCTTATATGAATTCAATTGGCTCCAAAGTTTCTTATACAGCATTTAAAACCATTGATATAAATAATAAAGTGGTGAACGAGATCCACTCCAGGAGAATGAACAGAGATGCATTCCAGAGGGTCTTATTAAAAGCATGTCCTGTTAATGGATGCACAGTAATGGCGGAAATCGATTTAATAAAGCAGGCAGGGTGGTTTGATGAGAGGCTGAAATACACACAGGACTACGAGATGTGGTGCCGCTTGAGCCTTTATACCAAGATGCATTATTTGGATGAAGTGCTTGTTTTATATAGGGTCCACGCCAGAATGGGTTCTGCAAAACACGGGGCGGGGATGGTGAAAGAATCACAGCATATCCAAAGGAAATATCAGAATTTCTTTAAAGTGGTCCGGAAAAAGTATTAG